The following coding sequences lie in one Opisthocomus hoazin isolate bOpiHoa1 chromosome 7, bOpiHoa1.hap1, whole genome shotgun sequence genomic window:
- the HARBI1 gene encoding putative nuclease HARBI1 has translation MAVPIAVLDCDLLLYGRGHRTLDRFKLEDVTDEYLVSTYGFPRQFIYYLVDLLGASLSRPTQRSRAISPETQILAALGFYTSGSFQTRMGDAIGISQASMSRCVANVTDALVERASQFIHFPKDEATVQSLKDDFYGLAGMPGVLGVVDCTHVAIKAPNAEDLSYVNHKGLHSLNCLMVCDARGVLLSAETHWPGSLPDCTVLQQAALTSQFETELHKDGWLLGDSSFFLRTWLMTPLHIPETPAEYRYNMAHSATHNVIERTFRTIRSRFRCLDGSKGTLQYSPEKSSHIILACCVLHNISLEHGLDVWSSPATGHMEQSEEEYEQMESMNSEACRIRQELLLTHFS, from the exons ATGGCCGTCCCTATTGCGGTTCTTGACTGTGACCTCCTGCTCTATGGCCGCGGGCACAGGACTTTGGATCGCTTCAAGCTGGAGGATGTCACGGATGAGTACCTGGTGTCCACGTACGGCTTTCCCCGACAGTTCATTTACTATCTGGTGGATCTCCTGGGAGCCAGTCTGTCCCGCCCCACGCAGCGGTCCAGGGCCATCAGCCCGGAGACGCAGATACTTGCTGCGCTGGGTTTCTACACCTCTGGCTCCTTCCAGACTCGCATGGGGGATGCTATTGGCATTAGTCAAGCCTCCATGAGCCGCTGCGTTGCCAATGTAACCGATGCTTTGGTGGAAAGAGCGTCGCAGTTTATTCACTTTCCGAAGGATGAAGCCACCGTACAGAGCCTGAAGGATGACTTTTACGGGCTGGCAGGCAtgccgggggtgctgggggtggttgACTGCACCCACGTGGCAATCAAAGCGCCGAACGCTGAGGACCTGTCCTATGTGAACCATAAAGGTCTCCATTCCCTGAACTGCCTGATGGTCTGCGATGCCAGGGGAGTCCTCCTGAGTGCAGAAACGCACTGGCCAGGCAGCCTGCCCGACTGCACAGTGTTACAGCAGGCAGCTCTCACAAGCCAGTTTGAAACTGAGCTACATAAAGATGGCTGGCTACTTG GTGACAGCTCCTTCTTTCTCCGAACGTGGTTGATGACCCCACTGCATATCCCCGAGACACCTGCTGAATATCGTTACAACATGGCGCATTCTGCCACTCACAACGTCATTGAGCGGACATTCAGAACCATTCGGTCGCGTTTCCGCTGCCTGGATGGGTCCAAAGGCACCCTGCAGTATTCTCCAGAGAAATCCAGCCACATCATTCTGGCTTGCTGTGTGCTCCATAACATCTCCCTGGAGCATGGGCTGGACGTGTGGTCTTCGCCGGCCACAGGACACATGGAACAATCGGAAGAAGAGTATGAGCAAATGGAATCAATGAACTCGGAAGCCTGTCGTATTCGTCAGGAGCTTTTACTTACTCATTTTAGCTAG